In a single window of the Pseudomonadota bacterium genome:
- a CDS encoding cupredoxin domain-containing protein, producing the protein MVVCLALATALPATAAAGGATLRGVVRVPPGFEPHRPFTERTYWNLPNGLLPTASPLTDWRRSVVVWLDGRSAASPSRGPADITMADARFMPPVVAIEAGRSVRFLNRDSVLHLLEPVSGKFMSAESVGPGDSTETRFAQPGTYRVRCSEVPHMEATVLVLQQGQAAAVAGDSSFQFNNLIPGIYTVRVWYAGEWMFKQSVEVGGRTVVVEARLRQPQQRKE; encoded by the coding sequence GTGGTGGTATGCCTCGCCCTCGCCACCGCTCTTCCCGCGACCGCGGCGGCAGGCGGCGCGACGCTGCGCGGGGTCGTCCGCGTGCCCCCAGGCTTCGAGCCGCACCGCCCCTTCACCGAGCGCACGTACTGGAACCTCCCCAACGGCCTGCTTCCCACGGCTTCACCGTTGACGGACTGGCGCCGCTCGGTCGTCGTTTGGCTCGACGGGCGCTCGGCAGCTAGCCCATCGCGCGGGCCGGCCGACATCACCATGGCCGACGCGCGCTTCATGCCGCCCGTCGTCGCCATCGAGGCGGGGCGCTCGGTGCGCTTCCTCAACCGCGACTCGGTGCTCCACCTGCTCGAGCCGGTCAGCGGCAAGTTCATGAGCGCTGAGTCGGTCGGGCCTGGCGACAGCACGGAGACAAGGTTCGCCCAGCCAGGAACCTACCGCGTGCGCTGCTCCGAGGTGCCGCACATGGAGGCGACCGTCCTCGTGCTCCAGCAGGGTCAGGCGGCCGCGGTCGCAGGCGACAGCTCGTTTCAATTCAACAACCTCATTCCCGGCATCTACACCGTCCGCGTGTGGTATGCCGGCGAGTGGATGTTCAAGCAGTCCGTCGAGGTCGGCGGCAGGACCGTGGTCGTCGAGGCCAGGCTGCGACAGCCGCAGCAGCGCAAGGAGTAA